From a single Pleurodeles waltl isolate 20211129_DDA chromosome 8, aPleWal1.hap1.20221129, whole genome shotgun sequence genomic region:
- the LOC138250152 gene encoding uncharacterized protein: MSENTCVDELPDGAKKNCELFSVWGITEENACVAKRPDNVLRNNSCCIYVENVCFGSNDDRKVWIPLSAYREMQEKCRKLEHENRNLREQISPTESYKKAVFEESFLSHSSNEGVKTGPSCTEFPREPGFLAAKMHSLTDNTEERDQNVIYELPLQNAQVKRKILEQDTPSFISLFDFWKKNSPHLREILTLLYMVTVKNNMQLRACDLANEIMQTLGFCAVQEGKTDVHLNHEQGKKIVPLARIIQWIWYLQDRARVPQIKELSMKLCAPFEFVSTEDKKHVCFTNDSLTEMLFSGTVEGTAWYNVCQILKQELREMCHFYADFWFFDNVLATWLVPNWFNYLADVNEKNAEREVFTQNSALVGMAMWVHQKCEKATYRSDHVSPLSLSVLCGPPSGVCVWGRGRDRIPNLNLAE, translated from the exons atgtctgagaatacatgtgttgatgaactgcctgatggtgctaagaaaaactgtgaattgttttctgtttggggaattacagaagaaaatgcatgtgtagctaaaaggcctgataatgttttgagaaataattcctgttgtatatatgtagaaaacgtgtgttttggaagtaatgatgacagaaaggtctggatacctttatctgcttacagagaaatgcaggagaaatgtaggaagttggaacatgaaaataggaatttacgtgagcaaattagcccgactgaaagttataaaaaggctgtttttgaagaatctttcttgtcccattccagtaatgagggggttaagacaggtccgagctgcactgagtttccgcgtgagccagggtttttggcagccaaaatgcattccttaactgataacacggaggagagagaccagaatgtgatttacgagttaccgttgcaaaatgcacaagtaaaacgaaagattttagagcaagacaccccgagtttcattagcttgtttgatttttggaaaaagaatagccctcatttgagagaaatcctaacacttttgtacatggtcactgtgaaaaataatatgcagctgcgcgcttgtgatttggcaaatgaaataatgcagactttaggtttctgcgcagtgcaagaaggaaaaactgatgtacatttaaatcatgaacaaggaaagaaaatagtgcccctagctagaatcatacaatggatctggtacttgcaagacagggctagagtaccacagataaaagaattatcaatgaaattgtgtgcaccatttgaattcgtgtccactgaagataaaaagcatgtttgttttactaatgattcattgactgaaatgttgttttctggcaccgtagaaggaacagcgtggtataatgtgtgtcagattttaaagcaagagctacgtgagatgtgtcatttttacgctgatttttggttctttgataatgttttagccacatggcttgtacctaactggttcaattaccttgcagatgttaatgagaaaaatgcagagagagaagtgttcacccagaattctgccttagtggggatggctatgtgggtgcaccagaaatgtgaaaaagccacttacag atccgaccacgtttcgccactgtccctgagtgtgctgtgtggtcccccttccggtgtgtgcgtgtggggtcggggaagggaccgaatccccaacctgaacctggctgagtaa